The genome window AAGAAAGCGGTGATGGGCGACCTTAAGGCGGGATATCTGAATTCCTTCGCGGCTTTCTTATTTGCCGACCTCAACGAGGCCCAGCGCCGAGAAGCGTTTTTGATTCATGATCTCGATCAATTTAAAAAGTTTATCGGGCCTGTGACCTTTAACGAAAAACTTCGTGAGTTTGATGCAAAAAACGAAAGACTCATTCAAGAGTTTCAATCTCTCATCCAAAAGCTCGAGGAGAAACTCCTGGCGACCCCTGGCAAGGAATCTTGGTCTAAAGGCATCGCTTGCTTAAAGCCTCTCCCTCAGCCCATCTACTGGCGTGAATGAAACAGTTTGAACTGAAGACGATCGAAGGAGTTTTGCATCTTTGCAAAGTCGATTCGACGGAGCGTGGCCTCTCTGTCGATTTTGTGGCTGATGCCGGAAACTATCTCAAACAAAAACTCTCCGCGAAAAATGATCTCCTGGCTAAAGCGGTCGGACTCAAAAAAGGCCTTCGCATCTGCGATCTCACTTTGGGATTGGGCAAGGATGCATTTAAATTGAATTTCCTGGGGGCAACAATTCACGGTGTAGAAATTCATCCTTGGATGTTCGCCCTCGTCCAAGACGCGCTCACTCGCGCACAGGGCAAGGGAAATACCCGTCACTTTTCCATCGAAAATCGCGACGCTTTAGACTTTGTGGAAAACTCCGGGGAAGAGTTTGATATCTACTACATCGATCCGATGTTCAACCACAAGCGCACCGCTCTTCCCAAAAAAGAAATGCAATACCTGGCCGAAGTCTCCCCTCTAGAAGACGAAGCTCACTTTGGAAAAATCATTCACACTCTCAAGCAACACCAGCGGAAGATTGTTGTTAAACGCGCTGACAAAGCTCCTCATCTTGCAGGCCTTGAACCCAAACGTTCCGTCAGCGGCAAACTCATCCGCTTCGACATCTACTAAAGGGACTTCATGAATTTTTGGGCTTGCGAGAGGACTTGCATGGGGATTTCGTGCCCACCTCGGAACTCACACCATTGCCCGGTAAACCCTTGATCCTGAAGGAGGTCAAAAAGAATCTTGCCTTGCCCCATGTTGAGAATGGGGTCCATCTGTCCATGACTTTGCAAGAAGGGTACGGGCGGTACAGCCTCAAGCTGCTGACGTAGACTTTCTACATCCACCGCCACTGTCGAAAGTAACAGCAGGCCTGCGAGTTTGTCCCCTACACTAGGGAGTATGTGACTGGCAGCCATCCCTCCCTGACTAAAGCCCCCTACTACGACTTGGTCGTACTCTTTGGCGATATCTTCCATAAAAAAAGAAAGACCGTTGCGACATTGGACGAATTCTTTAGACGACCACTGAGTTAAGTCGCGTGGTTTTCCAGTCATCATCGCGAGCTGATATTCTGCCATATCAATAGGCCACCAAGCGCGTCCCATCATATGGGCACCGATGTCGACCTTTAAGGGACCATTCGGGAAGATCCAAGTCCAAGCTCCAGCGGGGTCAATCACTTCGGCCAGTGGCGCTAAGTCCGAAAAATCTGCACCATAGCCATGAAATATCACAGCAGCCTTTGACGAACCGGGATTAGCAACAATACATTCATAACCTGACAGGACTTGTCTCATGTCCCTGGTGTACTGGAGCTCGAATGAAAAAACAACCTCAGATCGTTCATCTTAAGGATTATCAACCCCCTGCGTATTTGATCCCGACGGTTAATATTAAGTTCGATCTTTTCGAAGACGAAACTTTAGTGACAAGCACTCTCACTGTGGAGCGCGCGGCGAAAACGGCACCGAAAACCCCTTTTGTCCTTTACGGAGAGGATCTCGAGTTGATCTCGATTAAATCCAATGGCGTGCCACTGGATAAAGAAGATTACACCCTCACGGAAGAAACTTTGACGATCGACAAACCCACTTCACTCAACTTCGAACTCGAAATCAAAACTAGGATCTTCCCGCAAAATAACAAATCGTTTAGCGGTTTATACAAAACAAAGAAAATTTTCT of Bdellovibrionales bacterium contains these proteins:
- a CDS encoding class I SAM-dependent methyltransferase; the protein is MKQFELKTIEGVLHLCKVDSTERGLSVDFVADAGNYLKQKLSAKNDLLAKAVGLKKGLRICDLTLGLGKDAFKLNFLGATIHGVEIHPWMFALVQDALTRAQGKGNTRHFSIENRDALDFVENSGEEFDIYYIDPMFNHKRTALPKKEMQYLAEVSPLEDEAHFGKIIHTLKQHQRKIVVKRADKAPHLAGLEPKRSVSGKLIRFDIY